From one bacterium Scap17 genomic stretch:
- a CDS encoding rod shape-determining protein, protein MFKRLRGLFSSDLSIDLGTANTLIYVRGRGIVLDEPSVVAIRQSGNARSVAAVGADAKRMLGRTPGNITAIRPMKDGVIADFTVTEQMLQHFIRKVHQSTFLTPSPRVLVCVPCMSTQVERRAIKESAEGAGAREVYLIEEPMAAAIGAGLPVEEAMGSMVVDIGGGTTEIAIISLNGVVYSESVRIGGDRFDEAITSYVRRHYGSLIGEATAERIKEEIGCAYPGGELREIDVRGRNLAEGIPRSFTLNSHEILDALQEPLAAIVSVVKSALEQSPPELASDIAERGLVLTGGGALLRDIDKLIAEETGLPVIIAEDPLTCVARGGGKALEMIDQHTFELLSSD, encoded by the coding sequence ATGTTTAAACGTTTACGTGGGCTGTTCTCGAGCGATCTGTCGATCGATCTGGGTACTGCCAACACGCTTATTTATGTGCGCGGTCGCGGTATCGTGCTCGACGAGCCCTCAGTCGTGGCCATTCGCCAGTCCGGGAATGCCCGCAGTGTGGCGGCCGTCGGTGCCGATGCCAAGCGCATGCTGGGGCGCACCCCCGGCAATATCACGGCCATCCGTCCGATGAAGGACGGCGTCATCGCCGACTTCACCGTTACCGAACAGATGCTCCAGCATTTCATCCGCAAGGTGCATCAGAGCACCTTCCTGACACCCAGCCCTCGTGTGCTGGTGTGCGTGCCGTGCATGTCGACCCAGGTCGAGCGTCGCGCCATCAAGGAATCGGCCGAAGGGGCCGGCGCGCGTGAGGTCTACCTGATCGAGGAGCCGATGGCTGCCGCGATCGGTGCGGGTCTGCCGGTGGAAGAGGCGATGGGCTCCATGGTGGTCGATATCGGTGGTGGTACCACTGAAATCGCCATCATCTCGCTCAACGGCGTGGTCTATTCCGAATCCGTGCGTATCGGCGGTGACCGCTTCGACGAAGCCATCACCTCCTATGTGCGTCGCCATTACGGCAGCTTGATCGGTGAGGCGACGGCCGAGCGCATCAAGGAAGAGATCGGTTGTGCCTACCCGGGTGGCGAGCTGCGCGAGATCGACGTGCGCGGCCGCAATCTGGCCGAGGGTATTCCGCGTTCCTTCACGCTCAACTCCCACGAGATTCTCGATGCGCTGCAGGAACCGCTGGCGGCCATCGTCTCGGTGGTCAAGAGCGCGCTTGAGCAGTCTCCGCCGGAACTGGCCTCCGACATCGCCGAGCGCGGCCTGGTACTGACCGGTGGTGGGGCGCTGCTGCGTGACATCGACAAGCTGATCGCGGAAGAGACGGGGCTGCCGGTGATCATCGCCGAAGACCCGCTGACCTGCGTGGCGCGTGGCGGTGGCAAGGCGCTGGAAATGATCGATCAGCACACCTTCGAGCTGCTGTCGAGCGATTGA
- the gatA gene encoding Asp-tRNA(Asn)/Glu-tRNA(Gln) amidotransferase subunit GatA: protein MSSSIALHDKTLSELAQGLEAGEYTSRELTEAFLARIERLDGELNSYITLCREEALRDADAADARRAAGNAAALTGVPMAIKDIFCTEGVRTSCGSKMLDNFVSPYDAAVIEKLKAEGVVILGKTNLDEFAMGSSNENSHYGAVRNPWDLSAVPGGSSGGSAAAVAAGLAPAALGTDTGGSIRQPAAFCGITGLKPTYGRVSRYGMIAYASSLDQGGPMARSAEDCARLMNVIAGADPRDSTSVVRGVPDYVEGLDYNLKGLKIGLPKEYFGEGLSEEVEASVRAAIKVFEDAGASVQEISLPHTHLAIPTYYVIAPAEASSNLSRYDGVRFGHRCNDPQDLEDLYKRTREEGFGDEVKRRIIIGTHTLSEGFFDAYYIKAQKVRRLIRQDFLDAFDQVDVLMGPAAPTPAFDLGAHKDPLSMYLQDLYTIAINLAGIPGISVPAGLAGKRPVGLQILGPHFGEQTLLGVAHQFQQITDWHRQRPEFGQEQA, encoded by the coding sequence ATGTCATCGTCCATTGCACTACATGACAAGACGCTCAGTGAGCTGGCGCAAGGCCTGGAGGCCGGCGAATACACCAGTCGCGAGCTGACGGAAGCCTTCCTGGCCCGCATCGAACGCCTCGATGGCGAGCTCAACAGCTACATCACCCTGTGCCGCGAAGAAGCGCTGCGTGATGCGGATGCCGCCGATGCACGCCGTGCCGCCGGCAATGCCGCCGCGCTGACCGGCGTCCCGATGGCCATCAAGGACATCTTCTGCACCGAAGGTGTGCGCACCAGCTGCGGCTCGAAGATGCTCGACAACTTCGTCTCGCCCTACGACGCCGCCGTGATCGAGAAGCTCAAGGCCGAGGGCGTGGTGATTCTCGGCAAGACCAACCTCGATGAGTTCGCGATGGGCTCCTCGAACGAGAACAGCCACTACGGTGCCGTCAGGAACCCGTGGGATCTGTCCGCCGTACCGGGTGGCAGCTCCGGCGGCAGTGCCGCCGCCGTCGCCGCAGGCCTCGCACCGGCCGCGCTGGGCACCGACACCGGCGGTTCCATCCGCCAGCCGGCCGCCTTCTGTGGCATCACCGGCCTCAAGCCGACCTACGGCCGCGTCTCGCGTTACGGCATGATCGCCTACGCCTCCAGCCTCGATCAGGGCGGCCCGATGGCTCGCTCCGCCGAAGACTGCGCGCGCCTGATGAACGTGATCGCCGGCGCCGACCCGCGCGACTCCACCAGCGTGGTGCGTGGCGTGCCGGATTACGTCGAAGGACTGGACTACAACCTCAAGGGCCTGAAGATCGGCCTGCCGAAGGAATACTTCGGCGAAGGCCTGTCCGAGGAAGTCGAAGCCTCCGTGCGTGCCGCGATCAAGGTCTTCGAGGATGCCGGTGCCAGCGTGCAGGAAATCTCGCTGCCGCATACCCACCTGGCCATCCCGACCTACTACGTGATCGCGCCGGCCGAAGCCTCCTCCAACCTGTCGCGTTATGACGGCGTGCGCTTCGGCCATCGCTGCAATGACCCGCAAGACCTGGAAGACCTCTACAAGCGCACCCGCGAGGAAGGCTTCGGCGACGAGGTGAAGCGCCGCATCATCATCGGCACGCACACCCTTTCAGAAGGCTTCTTCGATGCCTACTACATCAAGGCCCAGAAGGTGCGTCGCCTGATCCGCCAGGACTTCCTCGATGCCTTCGATCAGGTCGATGTGCTGATGGGCCCGGCGGCACCGACCCCGGCGTTCGATCTCGGCGCGCACAAGGACCCGCTGTCCATGTACCTGCAGGATCTCTACACCATCGCCATCAACCTGGCGGGCATTCCGGGCATCAGCGTGCCGGCCGGCCTGGCAGGCAAGCGTCCGGTGGGTCTGCAGATCCTCGGCCCGCACTTCGGTGAGCAGACCCTGCTGGGCGTCGCGCACCAGTTCCAGCAAATCACCGACTGGCACCGCCAGCGCCCGGAATTCGGACAGGAGCAAGCCTGA
- the mreC gene encoding rod shape-determining protein MreC encodes MLLCAVLSLTLMFAEDRFSWMVDVRASMATLVSPVQWVVSLPTEGISWGALVFADQQELADENRALREQLLNLSSRVQRMASLTSENTRLRELLNAGQRSDIPYITSQLLTLDADPFSHRMVVDRGEQDGVRIGLPVLDAYGLVGQVISTSAYNSRVLMISDASHAVPVEINRNGLRFIAQGSGKIDQVDVLHVPDTADIRVGDLLVTSGLALRFPRGLPVARVTEVYHDPGKPFARVSAEPIAQLERSRNFLIQMPPPVDTDNLYVDDSLDELPRDNLAAPRPEGDDAAQGSAEDAADAQAPTDAAGENN; translated from the coding sequence ATGCTGTTGTGCGCGGTGCTGTCACTCACGCTGATGTTTGCCGAAGATCGCTTCAGCTGGATGGTCGATGTGCGCGCCAGCATGGCGACGCTGGTGTCGCCCGTGCAGTGGGTCGTCAGCTTGCCGACGGAAGGCATCAGCTGGGGCGCCCTGGTGTTTGCCGATCAGCAGGAGTTGGCCGACGAGAATCGCGCGCTGCGCGAACAGCTGCTCAACCTGTCCAGCCGTGTGCAACGCATGGCGAGCCTGACTTCCGAGAATACGCGTCTGCGCGAATTGCTCAATGCCGGACAGCGCAGCGATATCCCCTATATCACCTCCCAGTTGTTGACCCTCGATGCTGACCCGTTCTCCCACCGCATGGTGGTGGACCGCGGTGAGCAGGACGGCGTGCGCATCGGCCTGCCGGTACTCGATGCCTATGGTCTCGTCGGGCAGGTCATCTCCACCTCGGCCTACAACAGTCGCGTGCTGATGATCAGTGATGCCAGCCATGCGGTGCCGGTGGAGATCAATCGCAATGGCCTGCGCTTCATCGCCCAGGGCAGTGGCAAGATCGACCAGGTCGATGTGCTGCATGTGCCGGATACCGCCGACATTCGTGTCGGGGATCTGCTGGTGACTTCCGGACTGGCGCTGCGCTTTCCGCGCGGCTTGCCGGTGGCACGTGTCACCGAGGTCTACCATGATCCCGGCAAGCCGTTCGCCCGCGTGAGTGCCGAGCCCATCGCGCAGCTGGAGCGTTCGCGCAACTTCCTGATCCAGATGCCGCCGCCGGTGGACACCGACAACCTGTATGTCGATGACAGCCTCGATGAGTTGCCGCGCGACAACCTGGCGGCGCCCAGACCCGAGGGTGACGACGCCGCACAAGGCTCCGCCGAGGATGCGGCAGACGCACAGGCACCCACCGATGCTGCCGGGGAGAACAACTGA
- a CDS encoding winged helix-turn-helix transcriptional regulator, producing MKAKSRTLDRIDLKILRCLQENARISYVDLASEVGLSTTPCLERVKRLERAGVIRGYKAVLDPKALKANLLVFVEISLETQSPSVFDEFRRAVSKLPQIQECHLVSGQFDYILKCRIPEMSAYRQLLGDVVLTLPGVKESKSYVVMEEVKEQFSLHVPDIEELDAK from the coding sequence ATGAAAGCAAAATCACGCACTCTGGACCGCATCGACCTCAAGATTCTGCGTTGCCTGCAAGAGAATGCTCGCATCTCCTATGTCGACCTCGCCTCGGAAGTCGGCCTTTCCACCACGCCGTGCCTGGAGCGTGTCAAACGCCTCGAGCGTGCCGGCGTCATCCGCGGTTACAAGGCGGTGCTCGACCCCAAGGCGCTCAAGGCCAACCTGCTGGTCTTCGTCGAGATCAGTCTCGAGACACAGTCGCCGTCGGTGTTCGATGAATTCCGCCGCGCCGTCTCCAAGCTGCCGCAGATCCAGGAGTGTCATCTGGTCTCCGGTCAGTTCGACTACATCCTCAAGTGCCGGATTCCGGAAATGTCCGCCTATCGTCAGCTGCTCGGCGATGTGGTGCTGACGCTGCCCGGCGTCAAGGAATCCAAGAGTTATGTGGTGATGGAGGAGGTCAAGGAGCAGTTCTCGCTGCATGTGCCCGATATCGAGGAGCTGGACGCCAAGTAA
- the gatC gene encoding Asp-tRNA(Asn)/Glu-tRNA(Gln) amidotransferase subunit GatC has product MALEHSDVLRAAHLARLGLASQDAEAYVEDLDRILAMVDQLQQVDTDGVAPLAHPLEATQRLRADEVTESNQRERFQQVAPATEQGLYLVPRVVE; this is encoded by the coding sequence ATGGCCCTTGAACATTCAGATGTGCTGCGTGCCGCTCACCTCGCACGCCTGGGTCTTGCCTCGCAGGATGCCGAAGCCTACGTCGAGGATCTCGACCGGATTCTCGCCATGGTCGACCAGCTGCAACAGGTCGATACCGACGGCGTCGCACCGCTGGCACACCCGCTGGAAGCCACGCAACGCCTGCGCGCGGACGAAGTCACCGAATCGAATCAGCGCGAGCGTTTTCAGCAGGTAGCCCCGGCCACAGAGCAGGGTCTGTATCTGGTTCCGCGCGTCGTCGAGTGA
- a CDS encoding ribonuclease G, whose translation MSGEVLINLTPMETRVAVVENGVLQEAFIERSGRRGIVGNIYRGKVVRVLPGMQAAFIDIGLERAAFIHAQEVMPAHTPHDEQLSIRELLSEGQPLVVQVTKDPIGTKGARLTTHLSVPSRYLVYMPDSPHTGVSQRIESDVERDRLKEMTEQCLTELDPEAPGGFILRTAAEGISEAELKQDMHFLLRLWRKVSERRLTAAVPSVIYDDLPLFMRTLRDVMRDEIERVRIDSRENYLRLKEFSSEFMPDMEGRIEYYPGERPIFDLFSVEDELHKAMGRKVQLKSGGYLVIDQTEAMTTIDVNTGGFVGHRNLEETIFKTNLEAATAIARQLRLRNLGGIIIIDFIDMEEAEHQRQVLRVLEKSLERDHAKNKMTGVTELGLVQLTRKRTRESLEQVLCEACPTCQGRGTLKTPETVCYEIFREIMREERAYSPDTYMVLASQNVVDRLLDEESAAVADLESFIGKTIRFQVEAHYTQEQYDIVLM comes from the coding sequence ATGAGCGGCGAGGTATTGATCAATCTGACACCGATGGAGACCCGCGTGGCGGTAGTCGAGAACGGTGTCCTGCAGGAAGCCTTCATCGAACGCAGCGGGCGACGCGGCATCGTCGGCAACATCTACCGTGGCAAGGTGGTGAGAGTATTGCCCGGCATGCAGGCGGCCTTCATCGATATCGGTCTCGAACGGGCGGCCTTCATCCATGCCCAGGAAGTCATGCCGGCGCATACGCCGCATGATGAGCAGCTTTCGATCCGCGAGCTGCTCAGCGAAGGCCAGCCACTGGTGGTGCAGGTCACCAAGGACCCCATCGGCACCAAGGGCGCCCGGCTGACCACGCATCTGTCGGTGCCGTCACGCTATCTGGTCTACATGCCGGACTCGCCGCATACCGGCGTGTCGCAGCGCATCGAGAGCGATGTCGAGCGTGACCGCCTCAAGGAGATGACCGAGCAGTGCCTGACGGAGCTTGATCCGGAGGCGCCCGGCGGCTTCATCCTGCGCACCGCCGCCGAGGGCATCAGCGAGGCGGAACTCAAACAGGACATGCATTTCCTGCTGCGCCTGTGGCGCAAGGTCAGTGAACGTCGCCTCACCGCTGCCGTGCCCAGCGTCATCTACGATGATCTGCCACTGTTCATGCGCACGCTGCGCGATGTGATGCGCGACGAGATCGAGCGCGTGCGCATCGATTCCCGCGAGAACTATCTGCGTCTCAAGGAATTCTCCAGCGAATTCATGCCGGACATGGAAGGGCGCATCGAGTATTACCCTGGCGAGCGACCGATCTTCGATCTGTTCAGTGTCGAGGATGAGCTGCACAAGGCGATGGGTCGCAAGGTGCAGCTCAAGAGTGGTGGCTATCTGGTGATCGACCAGACCGAGGCGATGACCACCATCGACGTCAACACCGGTGGTTTCGTCGGCCACCGCAACCTCGAAGAGACCATCTTCAAGACCAATCTCGAGGCGGCGACCGCCATCGCGCGCCAGCTGCGGCTGCGCAATCTCGGCGGCATCATCATCATTGACTTCATCGACATGGAAGAGGCCGAGCATCAGCGCCAGGTGCTGCGGGTGCTCGAGAAGTCGCTGGAGCGTGACCACGCCAAGAACAAGATGACCGGTGTGACCGAGCTGGGCCTGGTGCAGCTGACGCGCAAGCGCACGCGCGAGAGTCTGGAGCAGGTGCTGTGCGAGGCCTGCCCGACCTGTCAGGGGCGCGGCACCCTCAAGACGCCGGAGACGGTCTGCTACGAGATCTTCCGCGAGATCATGCGCGAAGAGCGCGCCTACAGCCCGGATACCTACATGGTGCTGGCCTCACAGAACGTGGTCGATCGCCTGCTGGACGAGGAATCCGCGGCCGTGGCGGACCTCGAGAGCTTCATCGGCAAGACCATCCGTTTCCAGGTCGAGGCGCATTACACCCAGGAGCAGTACGATATTGTGCTCATGTGA
- the moeB gene encoding molybdopterin-synthase adenylyltransferase MoeB produces the protein MQDSQLLRYSRQILLPQVDIAGQQRLLAARVLVIGAGGLGCPAALYLAAAGIGTLVVADDDHVELSNLQRQIAHGDADIDQPKAQSLAASLLAINPDTEVIALSERLQEEALAEQVAAADVVLDCTDRFSSRFPINAACVAAGTPLVSGAAIRFSGQLAVFDRREPQAPCYGCLYPPDELGDEELTCAESGVIAPLVGIIGAFQALEALKLISGAGSVHRGLATFDGLSGEWRRMGLKRDPGCQVCGGS, from the coding sequence ATGCAAGATTCGCAATTGCTGCGCTACTCGCGCCAGATCCTGCTCCCTCAGGTCGACATCGCCGGGCAGCAGCGCCTGTTGGCGGCGCGGGTGCTGGTGATCGGGGCGGGTGGTCTGGGCTGCCCGGCAGCGCTCTATCTGGCAGCTGCGGGCATCGGCACTTTGGTGGTGGCCGATGATGACCACGTCGAGCTGTCCAATCTGCAGCGTCAGATCGCCCATGGTGACGCCGACATCGATCAGCCCAAGGCGCAATCACTCGCCGCCTCGCTGTTGGCGATCAATCCCGATACCGAGGTGATCGCATTGTCAGAGCGCCTGCAGGAGGAAGCGCTGGCCGAGCAGGTGGCCGCCGCAGACGTGGTGCTCGATTGCACCGATCGCTTCAGCTCGCGCTTCCCGATCAACGCCGCCTGCGTGGCAGCGGGCACCCCGCTGGTGTCCGGCGCCGCGATACGCTTCTCCGGCCAGCTGGCGGTGTTTGATCGCCGTGAGCCACAGGCGCCGTGTTACGGCTGCCTGTATCCGCCGGATGAGCTGGGCGATGAAGAGTTGACCTGCGCTGAAAGTGGTGTCATCGCGCCGCTGGTCGGCATCATCGGCGCCTTCCAGGCGCTGGAAGCGCTCAAGCTGATCAGCGGTGCTGGCAGCGTGCATCGCGGCCTGGCCACCTTCGATGGCCTGAGCGGTGAATGGCGGCGCATGGGCCTCAAGCGCGACCCCGGCTGTCAGGTGTGTGGCGGTTCGTGA
- the gatB gene encoding Asp-tRNA(Asn)/Glu-tRNA(Gln) amidotransferase subunit GatB encodes MQWEVVIGLEVHAQLATQSKIFSGSSTTYGAEPNTQASAVDLGLPGTLPVLNEQAVAMAVRFGLAVNAAVAGRSVFERKNYFYPDLPKGYQTSQMDQPIVGPGELEILLEDGTRKSIRIHHAHLEEDAGKSLHEDFQGMTGIDLNRAGTPLLEIVSEPDMRSAKEAVAYVKAIHAIVTYLGISDGNMAEGSLRCDVNVSVRPKGQEAFGTRAEIKNVNSFRFIERAIHFEVERQIELIEDGGKVVQETRLYDPDADETRSMRTKEEANDYRYFPCPDLLPVEVDEAYIEHLRQTLPELPAEKRARFESELGLSAYDAGVLSASREMADFFEEVKDVCGDAKQAANWVQGELTGRLNKENLDIAVSPVSAAQLGGLIKRIVDETINGKAAKQVFAALWDGEGENADEIIESRGLKQVTDTGAIEAVVDQVIADNPAQVTQYQEAEPDKRGKMIGFFVGQVMKASRGTANPQQVNKVLKDKLDSLS; translated from the coding sequence ATGCAATGGGAAGTCGTAATCGGGCTTGAGGTTCACGCTCAGCTCGCCACCCAGTCAAAGATCTTCTCCGGCTCTTCCACCACCTACGGTGCCGAGCCCAACACCCAGGCCAGCGCCGTGGACCTCGGCCTGCCGGGCACCCTGCCGGTGCTCAACGAGCAGGCCGTGGCCATGGCCGTGCGCTTCGGCCTCGCCGTCAATGCCGCCGTGGCCGGCCGTTCGGTGTTCGAACGCAAGAACTACTTCTATCCGGATCTGCCCAAGGGCTACCAGACCAGCCAGATGGATCAGCCCATCGTCGGTCCGGGTGAGCTCGAGATCCTTCTGGAAGATGGCACGCGCAAGTCGATCCGCATCCACCATGCCCACCTCGAGGAAGACGCCGGCAAGTCGCTGCACGAAGACTTCCAGGGCATGACCGGCATCGACCTCAACCGTGCCGGCACACCACTGCTGGAAATCGTCTCCGAGCCGGACATGCGTTCCGCCAAGGAAGCGGTGGCCTACGTGAAAGCGATCCACGCCATCGTGACGTATCTCGGCATCTCTGACGGCAACATGGCCGAAGGCTCGCTGCGTTGCGACGTCAACGTCTCGGTGCGCCCCAAGGGGCAGGAAGCCTTCGGCACCCGCGCGGAGATCAAGAACGTCAACTCCTTCCGCTTCATCGAGCGCGCCATCCACTTCGAGGTGGAGCGTCAGATCGAGCTGATCGAGGACGGCGGCAAGGTCGTGCAGGAAACCCGCCTGTATGATCCGGACGCCGACGAGACGCGCAGCATGCGTACCAAGGAAGAAGCCAACGATTACCGCTACTTCCCGTGCCCGGATCTGCTGCCGGTGGAAGTGGACGAGGCCTACATCGAACACCTGCGCCAGACCCTGCCGGAACTGCCGGCCGAGAAACGCGCGCGTTTCGAAAGCGAACTGGGCCTGTCCGCCTATGACGCCGGCGTGCTGTCCGCCAGCCGCGAAATGGCCGACTTCTTCGAGGAAGTGAAGGATGTCTGCGGCGACGCCAAGCAGGCCGCCAACTGGGTGCAAGGTGAGCTGACCGGTCGTCTCAACAAGGAAAACCTCGACATCGCCGTCAGCCCGGTCTCCGCGGCTCAGCTGGGTGGCCTGATCAAGCGCATCGTCGACGAGACCATCAACGGCAAGGCCGCCAAGCAGGTATTCGCCGCGCTGTGGGATGGCGAAGGCGAAAACGCCGACGAGATCATCGAGTCACGCGGCCTCAAGCAGGTCACCGACACCGGTGCCATCGAAGCCGTGGTCGATCAGGTGATCGCCGACAACCCGGCCCAGGTGACACAGTATCAGGAAGCCGAGCCGGACAAGCGTGGCAAGATGATCGGCTTCTTCGTCGGTCAGGTGATGAAGGCCTCGCGCGGCACCGCCAATCCGCAACAGGTCAACAAGGTGCTGAAAGACAAGCTGGATAGCCTCAGCTGA
- the mreD gene encoding rod shape-determining protein MreD produces MAFRPQTTLLCWFSLLLALCLQVMPLPDVWLIWRPQWLGLMLVYWCIVSPQSVGVFHGFLFGLALDVLQGAPLGHNALVLSLTAFMGVLLYQRIRAYSLLQQALLVIVVLGIAQLLDQWLRSLFGAGPVSLSFLLSAVIGGALWPWLYTLLQMLRRRVAA; encoded by the coding sequence ATGGCCTTTCGTCCCCAGACCACCTTGCTGTGCTGGTTCTCGCTGCTGCTGGCGCTGTGTCTGCAGGTCATGCCATTGCCGGATGTATGGCTGATCTGGCGGCCCCAGTGGCTGGGTCTGATGCTGGTCTACTGGTGCATCGTCTCGCCGCAGAGTGTCGGAGTCTTCCACGGCTTCCTGTTCGGGCTGGCGCTGGATGTCCTGCAGGGCGCACCGCTGGGGCACAACGCCCTGGTACTGTCGCTGACGGCCTTCATGGGTGTGCTGCTCTATCAGCGTATTCGCGCCTACTCGCTGTTGCAGCAGGCGTTGCTGGTGATCGTGGTGCTGGGCATCGCGCAGTTGCTGGATCAATGGCTGCGCAGCCTGTTCGGTGCCGGCCCCGTCAGCCTGTCGTTCCTGCTCTCGGCGGTCATCGGCGGCGCGCTGTGGCCGTGGCTCTATACCCTGCTGCAGATGCTGCGTCGGCGGGTCGCGGCCTGA
- a CDS encoding septum formation inhibitor Maf codes for MFQGIAQQGIAQQGSDQQDAAHPGLILASGSPRRRDLLASIGIQCEVAPVDIDETPQANESPEHYVLRLAREKSQAGFAALAQRTAGQTAGWRVLGADTALALDGRTLGKPRDELDAREMLLSLSGRSHQVLSGVALCHGDAGRDIRCASELVESRVTFRTITPEEAARYWATGEPADKAGGYAIQGLGAVFVSHLEGSYSAVVGLPLHETAQLLSKAGVQPWQPL; via the coding sequence ATGTTTCAGGGCATTGCTCAACAGGGCATTGCTCAACAGGGTTCTGATCAACAGGACGCTGCTCATCCGGGATTGATTCTGGCCTCGGGGTCGCCGCGTCGTCGTGACCTGCTGGCCAGTATCGGCATCCAATGTGAGGTGGCGCCGGTGGATATCGATGAGACGCCGCAGGCCAATGAGTCGCCGGAGCATTACGTGCTGCGTCTGGCGCGAGAGAAGTCGCAGGCCGGTTTCGCGGCCCTGGCGCAGCGGACGGCAGGCCAGACGGCGGGGTGGCGAGTACTCGGCGCGGATACCGCGCTGGCACTGGATGGACGCACTCTCGGCAAGCCGCGCGACGAGTTGGACGCGCGCGAGATGCTGCTCAGCCTCTCGGGGCGCAGTCATCAGGTGCTCAGTGGTGTGGCGCTGTGTCATGGCGACGCCGGGCGCGACATCCGCTGCGCGAGCGAGCTGGTCGAGAGCCGCGTGACCTTCCGCACCATCACCCCAGAGGAGGCCGCGCGCTACTGGGCGACCGGTGAGCCCGCTGACAAGGCAGGTGGTTACGCCATCCAGGGGCTCGGCGCCGTCTTCGTCAGTCATCTTGAGGGCAGTTACAGCGCCGTGGTCGGGCTGCCGCTGCATGAGACTGCACAGCTCTTGAGCAAGGCGGGCGTTCAGCCGTGGCAACCGCTCTGA